A single genomic interval of Cyprinus carpio isolate SPL01 chromosome B24, ASM1834038v1, whole genome shotgun sequence harbors:
- the rhbdl1 gene encoding rhomboid-related protein 1: MDRSSLFQLIQEQLDPEQTGFIAVENFTSLAEHHELQLDPSKLEMLLALVQSNEHGHVCYQELIELLNSKRSSSFRRAIANGRRTLQREILLDETGLGVYKRFVRYVAYEILPCETDRRWYFHQSRLCPPPVFMAIITIVQIIVFMCYGVMLNKWVLQTYQPDFMKSPLVYHPGHRAQIWRFFSYMFMHVGLEQLGFNALLQLMIGVPLEMVHGILRISLLYMAGVVAGSLTVSITDMRAPVVGGSGGVYALCSAHLANVVMNWAGMKCPYKLLRMILALVCMSSEVGRAVWLRFSPPLPSSGPQPSFMAHLSGAVVGISMGLLILRSYEESLHKQCSWWVLIFSFITFLLFAIFWNIFAYELLGVQIPPPP; encoded by the exons ATGGATAGAAGCTCTCTGTTTCAGCTCATACAAGAGCAg CTGGACCCAGAGCAGACTGGTTTTATAGCAGTGGAAAATTTCACCAGTCTAGCTGAGCACCATGAGTTACAGCTGGACCCCAGTAAACTGGAGATGCTGCTGGCGCTGGTACAGAGCAACGAACACGGACACGTCTGCTACCAGGAACTCATAGAACTG ctgaaCAGTAAACGTTCCAGTAGTTTTCGCCGAGCCATTGCAAATGGGCGTCGCACCCTGCAGCGTGAGATCCTATTGGATGAGACGGGGCTGGGCGTGTACAAGCGCTTCGTGCGCTACGTGGCCTATGAGATTCTGCCATGTGAGACGGACCGCCGGTGGTACTTCCATCAGAGCAGACTCTGCCCTCCTCCTGTGTTCATGGCCATCATTACCATTGTACAG ATCATAGTGTTTATGTGTTACGGCGTGATGCTCAATAAATGGGTGTTGCAAACCTACCAGCCAGATTTCATGAAGAGTCCGCTGGTGTATCATCCCGGACACCGCGCACAAATCTGGAGGTTCTTCAGCTACATGTTCATGCATGTTGG attAGAGCAGTTGGGTTTCAACGCTCTTCTCCAGCTGATGATTGGAGTTCCTCTGGAGATGGTTCATGGGATCCTGAGGATCAGTCTGCTGTATATGGCAGGAGTCGTCGCtg GTTCTCTGACGGTGTCCATCACGGATATGCGCGCTCCGGTGGTGGGCGGGTCCGGCGGGGTCTATGCACTCTGCTCAGCACATCTCGCCAACGTTGTCATG aacTGGGCCGGTATGAAGTGTCCATACAAATTGCTACGGATGATTCTTGCACTTGTTTGCA TGAGTTCAGAGGTGGGCCGTGCCGTATGGCTGCGTTTCTCCCCGCCCCTCCCCTCCTCCGGACCGCAGCCCAGCTTCATGGCTCATCTGTCGGGCGCAGTGGTGGGCATCAGCATGGGGCTGCTGATCTTGCGGAGCTATGAGGAGTCTCTGCATAAACAGTGCTCCTGGTGGGTCCTCATCTTCTCCTTCATCACCTTCCTCCTCTTCGCCATCTTCTGGAACATTTTCGCTTACGAGCTGCTCGGGGTACAGATCCCGCCCCCTCCCTGA
- the LOC109094231 gene encoding histone H1.0-like has translation MAETAAAPASRPKKTKSSKKATSHPKYSEMIKAAIAADRSRGGASRQSIQKYVKNHYKVGDNADSQIKLALKRLVASGLLRHTKGIGASGSFKLAKAEDAKKPEKPKPAPVKVKKPAKAAAKPKKAPKPKKVAKSPKKTKKAVEKKVKKAAEKKKSPVKAKKVVKKAKVAKPAKASKAKKVKAAKPKPKPKTAARRTAKKK, from the coding sequence ATGGCTGAGACTGCAGCTGCTCCCGCATCCAGGCCCAAGAAGACGAAAAGCTCCAAGAAAGCGACGTCGCATCCCAAATACTCCGAGATGATCAAAGCGGCCATCGCAGCCGACCGGAGCCGCGGCGGCGCGTCGCGTCAGTCCATCCAGAAGTACGTGAAGAACCACTACAAGGTGGGAGACAACGCCGACTCCCAGATCAAACTCGCCCTGAAGCGCCTGGTGGCCAGCGGGCTTCTGCGACACACCAAGGGCATCGGAGCCTCGGGCTCCTTCAAACTGGCCAAAGCCGAGGACGCCAAGAAGCCAGAGAAACCCAAACCAGCACCCGTGAAAGTCAAGAAGCCTGCCAAAGCCGCTGCCAAGCCCAAGAAAGCCCCCAAGCCCAAAAAAGTGGCGAAATCCCCCAAGAAAACCAAGAAAGCCGTCGAGAAGAAAGTGAAGAAGGCAGCGGAGAAGAAGAAATCGCCTGTCAAAGCCAAGAAAGTTGTGAAGAAGGCGAAGGTGGCCAAACCTGCCAAGGCGAGCAAAGCCAAGAAGGTGAAAGCGGCGAAACCCAAACCCAAACCCAAAACAGCGGCCAGGAGAACGGCCAAAAAGAAGTAA